Proteins found in one Amblyraja radiata isolate CabotCenter1 chromosome 15, sAmbRad1.1.pri, whole genome shotgun sequence genomic segment:
- the LOC116981540 gene encoding zinc finger protein 239-like yields MEKIFTSSDCGQGYAQSSHLVTQQQVCAVEKPFACPDCGKGFTQACNLKRHQRIHTGVRPFTCSECGKGFIRLSNMVIHQRVHTGERPFTCSECGKDFARLSNMVIHQRVHTGERPYTCSECGKGFIQSSALMRHHRIHTGERPYTCSECGKGFIHSSALLRHQNIHTGVRPFICSVCSKGFLHSVALVEHQRVHTGERPFTCSECGRGFTHLTNMITHQRVHTGERPFKCSVCGKGFPRNSTLLTHQRIHTGERPFTCSECGKGFTHLSALLRHQRIHTGKRPFTGSVCRKGFFHSVTLVKQQRIHTGDRPYTCCECEKGFTQSSALLTHQRIHTGERPFACSECGKGFIQSSHLKTHQRVHTVEKPFASPNCG; encoded by the coding sequence ATGGAAAAAATATTCACCAGCTCTGACTGTGGGCAGGGATACGCTCAATCTTCCCACCTGGTGACCCAGCAGCAAGTTTGTGCCGTGGAGAAACCATTTGCCTGTCCcgattgtgggaagggattcactcaaGCATGCAACCTGAAGAGGCACCAGAGAATTCACACCGGggtgaggccgttcacctgctccgagtGCGGGAAGGGGTTCATTCGGTTGTCCAACATGGTAATACATCAGCGTgttcacactggggagaggccgttcacatgTTCTGAGTGTGGGAAGGACTTTGCTCGTTTGTCCAACATGGTAATACATCAGCGAgttcacactggggagaggccgtACACTTGTTCTGAGTGCGGGAAGGGATTCATTCAATCATCTGCGTTGATGAGACACCACAgaattcacaccggggagaggccgtacacttgctctgagtgtgggaagggattcattcattcatctgcgTTACTGAGACACCAGAACATTCACACTGGGGTCAGGCCATTCATCTGCTCAGTGTGCAGCAAGGGATTCCTTCATTCGGTTGCATTAGTGGAACACCAGAGAGTACACACTGGGGAGAGGCCattcacctgctctgagtgtggcAGGGGATTCACCCATTTGACCAACATGATAACACATCAGCGAGTTCACACCGGAGAGAGGCCGTTCAAATGTtctgtgtgtgggaagggattccctCGAAACTCCACGTTACTGACACACCAGAGAATTCACACCggagagaggccgttcacctgctctgagtgtgggaagggattcacacATTTATCTGCGTTGCTGAGACACCAAAGAATTCACACCGGGAAGAGGCCGTTCACCGGCTCGGTGTGCAGGAAGGGATTCTTTCATTCAGTTACATTAGTGAAACAGCAGAGAATTCACACTGGAGATAGGCCATACACCTGTTGTGAGTGTGAGAAGGGATTCACCCAGTCATCTGCATTACTGACACACCAGAgaattcacaccggggagaggccgttcgcctgctctgagtgtgggaagggattcattcAGTCTTCCCACCTGAAGACCCACCAGCGAGTTCATACTGTGGAGAAACCATTTGCCTCTCCCAACTGTGGGTAG
- the LOC116981559 gene encoding oocyte zinc finger protein XlCOF6-like, which yields MCGQGFTASSGLQTHQLIHTVERPFTCSECGKGFTQLCGLQKHQQVHIMERPFTCSECGKGFTQSSHLKSHQRIHTRERPFTCSECGKEFSDISELQRHQQKHSGERPFTCSECGQRFMQSSHLKRHQRIHTGERPFTCSECGKGFIDQSGIQRHQQMHSGERPFICSECGKGFVQPSQLQVHQRIHTGERPFPCSVCGTGFTNLAALQIHHRIHTGERPFICSVCGKGFNNLAAVQRHQRIHTGERPYTCSECGKGFSDTSALRRHHRIHTGERPYTCSECGKGFVESFVLLRHQRIHTR from the coding sequence ATGTGTGGGCAGGGATTTACTGCATCATCTGGGCTACAGACACATCAGCTGATTCACACCGTGGAGCGGCCGTTCACCTgttctgagtgtgggaaggggtTTACCCAATTGTGTGGGCTGCAGAAACACCAGCAGGTTCACATCATGGAGAGGCCattcacctgctctgagtgtgggaagggatttacgCAGTCATCTCACCTAAAGTCACACCAGCGGATTCACACTAGAGAGAGGCCGTTCACTTGttctgagtgtgggaaggaattTAGTGACATATCTGAGCTGCAGAGACACCAGCAGAAGCACagcggggagaggccgttcacctgctctgagtgtgggcaGCGATTCATGCAGTCATCTCACCTGAAGAGACACCAGCGGATTCACACTGGCGAGAGGCCGTTCACTTGTTCTGAGTGTGGAAAGGGATTTATTGACCAATCTGGCATACAGAGACACCAGCAGATGCACagtggggagaggccgttcatctgctccgagtgtgggaagggatttgtaCAGCCATCTCAGCTACAAGTACACCAGCGGattcacactggggagaggccgttccCTTGTTCTGTGTGTGGGACGGGGTTTACTAACTTAGCTGCGTTACAGATCCATCACAGAATTCACACCGGAGAGAGGCCCTTCATTTGCTCTGTGTGTGGGAAGGGCTTTAATAACTTAGCTGCAGTACAGAGACATCAGAGAATTCACACTGGAGAGAGGCCGTacacctgctctgagtgtgggaagggatttagCGACACATCTGCGCTACGGAGACACCACCGGattcacactggggagaggccatacacctgctctgagtgtgggaagggattcgttGAATCGTTTGTGTTATTGAGACACCAGAGAATTCACACCAGATAG
- the LOC116981521 gene encoding gastrula zinc finger protein XlCGF26.1-like isoform X1, producing the protein MRSVDKRLRRIGGGIEQAEDIDAQESQTPSVNQHLNTWEGFTVSTEPTRHHKFPSMETLFTSSESELRFTQSSHQQDRAVEKPFLCPDCGKGFTQANNLKRHQQQVHGEERPIPCPDCGKVFSQACHLKRHQQRAHTDQKTFPCPDCGKGFSQACNLKKHQIIHTGEKPFICSVCGKRFTASSGLQRHQLIHTGERPFTCSECGKGFVQLANLRTHYQIHTGERPFICSECGKGFTQLCGLQKHQRIHIGERPFTCSVCGKGFTDFSGLQTHHQIHSGERPFICSECGKGFTDSSSLLTHRRIHTGERPFTCSVCGMGFVQLSQLQTHQPIHTGKRPFTCSVCGKGFIHSYRLRSHQRIHTGERPFACSVCGKGFTGLNYLKKHQRLHTTERPFPCSVCGKVFIDTSRLQLHQRTHTGERPFACSVCGKGFAGLNCLKRHERVHTGERPFTCFVCEKGFMDASQLKSHLRTHTGEKPFTCSVCDKGFGKLHGLQIHQRIHTGEKPYTCSVCEKGFTNLAALQRHQRIHTGERPYTCSECGKGFIQSSQLKTHQRVHAAGKPFASPNCGQVCIVDLETNQQIHTE; encoded by the exons ATGCGGTCCGTGGACAAAAGACTCCGGAGGATCGGCGGCGG GATAGAACAAGCAGAGGATATTGATGCTCAGGAATCTCAAACTCCTTCAGTTAACCAGCACCTGAACACGTGGGAGGGATTCACTGTGTCAACTGAGCCGACGAGGCACCATAAATTCCCCAGCATGGAGACATTATTCACTAGCTCCGAGAGTGAACTGCGATTCACTCAATCTTCCCACCAGCAAGATCGCGCTGTGGAGAAACCATTTCTCTGTCCcgattgtgggaagggattcactcaaGCAAACAACCTGAAGAGACACCAACAGCAAGTTCACGGTGAGGAGAGACCAATTCCCTGTCCAGACTGTGGGAAGGTATTCTCTCAAGCCTGCCACCTGAAGAGACACCAACAGCGAGCTCACACTGATCAGAAAACATTTCCCTGTCCcgattgtgggaagggattcTCTCAAGCCTGCAACTTGAAGAAACACCAGATAATTCACACGGGGGAGAAGCCCTTCATCTGTTCTGTTTGTGGGAAGAGATTTACTGCATCCTCTGGGCTACAGAGACACCAGCTGattcacactggggagaggccattcacctgttctgagtgtgggaagggCTTTGTTCAATTGGCAAACCTCAGGACACACTATCaaattcacaccggggagagacCGTTCATCTgctctgagtgtggcaagggattTACACAATTATGTGGGCTGCAGAAACACCAGCGAATTCACATTGGAGAGAGACCGTTCACATGTTCTGTGTGCGGGAAGGGATTTACTGATTTCTCTGGGCTAcagacacaccaccagattcacagCGGCGAGAGGCCGTTCatctgctctgagtgtgggaagggattcactgaTTCTTCCAGCTTGCTGACCCACCGGCGaattcacactggggagaggccgttcacttgTTCCGTGTGTGGGATGGGATTTGTACAGTTATCTCAGCTACAGACACACCAGCCTATTCACACCGGGAAGAGGCCATTCACTTGTtctgtgtgtgggaagggatttataCATTCATATCGGCTACGGTCACACCAAAGGATTCACACTGGCGAGAGGCCGTTCGCCTGTtctgtgtgtgggaagggattcactggGTTGAACTACCTGAAAAAACATCAACGACTTCACACCACGGAGAGGCCGTTCCCTTGTTCTGTGTGCGGGAAAGTATTTATAGATACATCTCGGCTACAATTACACCAGAGGActcacactggggagaggccgttcgCCTGTTCTGTGTGCGGGAAAGGATTCGCTGGGTTGAACTGCCTGAAAAGACATGAGCGAGTTCACACCGGGGAGAGACCGTTCACTTGTTTTGTGTGTGAGAAGGGATTTATGGATGCATCTCAGCTAAAATCACACCTGCGGACTCACACGGGAGAGAAGCCGTTCACTTGTTCTGTGTGTGACAAGGGGTTTGGTAAATTACATGGGCTACAAATACACCAGCGAATACACACTGGGGAGAAGCCGTACACTTGTTCTGTGTGTGAGAAGGGGTTTACTAACTTAGCTGCGTTACAGAGACACCAGAGAATTCACACTGGAGAGAGGCCGTacacctgctctgagtgtgggaagggattcattcAGTCTTCCCAGCTGAAGACCCACCAGCGAGTTCACGCTGCGGGGAAACCATTTGCCTCTCCCAACTGTGGGCAGGTTTGCATTGTTGATCTGGAGACCAACCAGCAAATTCACACTGagtag
- the LOC116981521 gene encoding gastrula zinc finger protein XlCGF26.1-like isoform X2 — protein METLFTSSESELRFTQSSHQQDRAVEKPFLCPDCGKGFTQANNLKRHQQQVHGEERPIPCPDCGKVFSQACHLKRHQQRAHTDQKTFPCPDCGKGFSQACNLKKHQIIHTGEKPFICSVCGKRFTASSGLQRHQLIHTGERPFTCSECGKGFVQLANLRTHYQIHTGERPFICSECGKGFTQLCGLQKHQRIHIGERPFTCSVCGKGFTDFSGLQTHHQIHSGERPFICSECGKGFTDSSSLLTHRRIHTGERPFTCSVCGMGFVQLSQLQTHQPIHTGKRPFTCSVCGKGFIHSYRLRSHQRIHTGERPFACSVCGKGFTGLNYLKKHQRLHTTERPFPCSVCGKVFIDTSRLQLHQRTHTGERPFACSVCGKGFAGLNCLKRHERVHTGERPFTCFVCEKGFMDASQLKSHLRTHTGEKPFTCSVCDKGFGKLHGLQIHQRIHTGEKPYTCSVCEKGFTNLAALQRHQRIHTGERPYTCSECGKGFIQSSQLKTHQRVHAAGKPFASPNCGQVCIVDLETNQQIHTE, from the coding sequence ATGGAGACATTATTCACTAGCTCCGAGAGTGAACTGCGATTCACTCAATCTTCCCACCAGCAAGATCGCGCTGTGGAGAAACCATTTCTCTGTCCcgattgtgggaagggattcactcaaGCAAACAACCTGAAGAGACACCAACAGCAAGTTCACGGTGAGGAGAGACCAATTCCCTGTCCAGACTGTGGGAAGGTATTCTCTCAAGCCTGCCACCTGAAGAGACACCAACAGCGAGCTCACACTGATCAGAAAACATTTCCCTGTCCcgattgtgggaagggattcTCTCAAGCCTGCAACTTGAAGAAACACCAGATAATTCACACGGGGGAGAAGCCCTTCATCTGTTCTGTTTGTGGGAAGAGATTTACTGCATCCTCTGGGCTACAGAGACACCAGCTGattcacactggggagaggccattcacctgttctgagtgtgggaagggCTTTGTTCAATTGGCAAACCTCAGGACACACTATCaaattcacaccggggagagacCGTTCATCTgctctgagtgtggcaagggattTACACAATTATGTGGGCTGCAGAAACACCAGCGAATTCACATTGGAGAGAGACCGTTCACATGTTCTGTGTGCGGGAAGGGATTTACTGATTTCTCTGGGCTAcagacacaccaccagattcacagCGGCGAGAGGCCGTTCatctgctctgagtgtgggaagggattcactgaTTCTTCCAGCTTGCTGACCCACCGGCGaattcacactggggagaggccgttcacttgTTCCGTGTGTGGGATGGGATTTGTACAGTTATCTCAGCTACAGACACACCAGCCTATTCACACCGGGAAGAGGCCATTCACTTGTtctgtgtgtgggaagggatttataCATTCATATCGGCTACGGTCACACCAAAGGATTCACACTGGCGAGAGGCCGTTCGCCTGTtctgtgtgtgggaagggattcactggGTTGAACTACCTGAAAAAACATCAACGACTTCACACCACGGAGAGGCCGTTCCCTTGTTCTGTGTGCGGGAAAGTATTTATAGATACATCTCGGCTACAATTACACCAGAGGActcacactggggagaggccgttcgCCTGTTCTGTGTGCGGGAAAGGATTCGCTGGGTTGAACTGCCTGAAAAGACATGAGCGAGTTCACACCGGGGAGAGACCGTTCACTTGTTTTGTGTGTGAGAAGGGATTTATGGATGCATCTCAGCTAAAATCACACCTGCGGACTCACACGGGAGAGAAGCCGTTCACTTGTTCTGTGTGTGACAAGGGGTTTGGTAAATTACATGGGCTACAAATACACCAGCGAATACACACTGGGGAGAAGCCGTACACTTGTTCTGTGTGTGAGAAGGGGTTTACTAACTTAGCTGCGTTACAGAGACACCAGAGAATTCACACTGGAGAGAGGCCGTacacctgctctgagtgtgggaagggattcattcAGTCTTCCCAGCTGAAGACCCACCAGCGAGTTCACGCTGCGGGGAAACCATTTGCCTCTCCCAACTGTGGGCAGGTTTGCATTGTTGATCTGGAGACCAACCAGCAAATTCACACTGagtag